The Phlebotomus papatasi isolate M1 chromosome 3, Ppap_2.1, whole genome shotgun sequence genomic sequence ataattgattcggtgtatgtggcattcagtaaatattcttaaatcttggactccttttttaatacgaaccttcaaatCTTCCTCTATATAACTTTCCGAAAAacgcaagtcaatatctttcttagtttgggAGCTATTGAGCTGTAAAGctcggccggacggacggacgagaacggtttttatttatttatttattgtgcttacactcgagtccttttcaagtaattatatGCTTTGCGtttatgcggccaccgccgtcttagcgttgatgaccaacctccagagtgaaaacggtggaaaactccttcacaggttgtatatgccaatcatTCACAGGTTACATAGTTATAGATTTTTATATATATGACATAACAACAATCCCTAAACAccgttatgcaaaatttaaatacagGACCTCGAGGGATAAGTAGCgacttaaaatttaagtaattttgtgttttttgtgCATTGGGTTTTAGCCCTCCATATACTCGGgatcaggaagtgatgaaacacattttggtcaagtttgagcccgatcggaggacatgagattttgttaagattatagtaggtgagattgttaagaatcttaccTAATAGGCATAATTGCAactatgtactctgtacctcggatcgtcacgaatttaattaggtgtctcacggaaaattggttttataaatgaaatctgagttaatgcactgcattcttgttgTGAGAGTATAATGATTAAAAgttgctaataatttttaaataaaaatgacttgaattggtgcaacaataaggtaataacctgacgatccaaGGAACCCTGCAGATCGCtgtcgctggtactcttcccttatgtgaatttactttttttttaaaatggaaatttgatttttgattttcctACAATAAATATTCCTCAAGCAGGAGCGCATTAACTTACTGGACATCACTGCTCTGTGATAAGCGGGTTCTTATAATTTTATAAGTaagataaaaatcaaaattctaatgaaaatatgttttttaaagttttattactGTTCTTAtactgaataatttttatttcccaCTAAAGAGTGAACTCTCCACACTGATTAGCGATAATCAGTACCAATTGGGAGCTTTTTTGGAGAAAACTCTTAAtgttgaaaatgtgaaaattaatgtgaaaaatcagTTCAAAAACGAAACCGGCAGTcttttttcgaaattcgaaaaaaacTGGGAGGTGGGCAGGGGAAAAACGTCTCTATAAGataattgttttcttaatgaGGGGGGTCACCGAAATTCAAAggccgatatctcttaccatttgaccTCTAGCGTGGTTTTAAGTTGGAAAAAGCGAACtgtttttgagttcgagcaggaATTAAACTgaaagaaataaacaaaaatatccaAATGAGTACTTACAATATCCGGCGTGATAAGTCTCAATTCCACTTCGGCATGAACTGGGCAGGAGACGCTCTTCTTGTCATAGGCAGCCAGGATGCACTCCTCAACCATCCAACAGTAGTTGGGGGGCCCAGAAGCCTCAGCCACGAGCAGTGGATGCCCTTCCACTGAAGCAGCCCTCGAAGATCCTGCTGAATCCGGCCCCACGCCTGAATCCCCATCTGACCAACCCAGAGAATCCTGTGACTTTCTCGCATGGATCACACTGTCGAAGCCCTGTAGAATGGCTGGAAGTTCATTGAGCCCTGTTGGCTCCCCAAAGTCCCTCCGTTCCACACTCAATCGCTTCGTAACGCCTTTCTCCGGATACTTGGCTCCCTTGACCTGGGGATTGGAGCCACCGCCAGAGAAAGAATGGGAATTCCTTTCATCGCTCCTCTTGAGACACTTTGGACAGGGAACCAATCGGGTCACGAGGAATCTGCCCTCGGAAGTGTGAACAAAACGCGTTCCGAGGGTTGGATACCAATCTTCCAGGAGGATATCAATGTGATCAACACTCAGGGACACCAACTGAGACACACACTGAATATTTGCTTCCATCTCCTTGACAGTCGTCCCACAGCCAGCCTCATCGATCCTCCGGAGCCCAATGGCGTGCATGGGGAAGGTGATTTCGAGGATGCTGGTGGTATTCATGTCAATATCGCACCAAACGCCATCCTGCTTCAGTTTGAAGCGATTATTGGGATTGCGGTAGGGCGAAAAGGGGCAGGACGGAGGGATTTCGCGCATCTTAAAAACCAGCGTCGTGCCGTAGTAAAGTGCTAGCCCTGACTGCCAGACTGTCCAATGCGAAGCAATGTTCAGCAATTGACTGACTTCTGGCTCCTCAAAGTCCTCCTTGCGCAACGGATAGATATTCCTCAGGGCATCCACTACCTGATCATCAGCCAGGACTCGCGTGATCAGCCTTGACCAAAAACCCGATGGGAAGTAGCTCATCAAGAGGAGGCGAGAGATAACCTTATCCGGACGCGGCAGGGTGCAGATATCATACTCCGGATGGCTAGTTTGAGGAGTCGAGGCTTGGGATTCCGGAGAAGTTAGATCATAGGCAGAAGCAGAAGGAATAGGGACACTTCTTCGTGCTCTCATAGCCCATCCACGACTCCTAGCTGCAATCTTCACCGTAACCACCTGCCCTCCCCTATTGTCCTCATTCTCCGGCAACAACGAAGGGATCAGGAGTGTCCGGGAATCCCATGTGAGAGCAActtcaaatttattgagtaaACTCACAATATATCCACGATTGTCGCCACTGCCCAAGCAGGAATTCTTAAACAACAACTGCAAATCATCCATTCGCATAATTCCCGATCGAGCGAACGGATTAATCTCCCGGACTGTCACAACATGAGCCAACATATCGCATAACCACTGAGGATCCAAGAAATACAAATCCCTGAGCGTAGCATCATCATAGTGCAAAAGGCAACCATTTTCATGCAAAAACATCGTAGCCTGATTGAGTTCCGACCAATCTCGGAATCTCTTGTAACTCCTCGCTTGCATCTCCTGCGTCACCATCGTTCGATACCGTTCAGCATCGAGAACTGGATCTGCCCCAACCTGCTTCAGGGCACACGCAATATTACCTACAACATCTTCAAGAGCCAAATAGCTCGCGGGGACTTTCTGATGAAGCAGGAGCTCCTTGGAGCCAGGAGATCTCAGGGAGAATGCTGTGTCGTATACGAGATTGGACAGGAGCTTGATATTGTGTCCAGTGCGACAGCTCACCTCAATGGAGTCCAAAACTCGAGGTAAACCCATTTTTTCAGCATCAGCCACAGCGATAAACCTACAGCAataatacgagcttcagacttaaggtttagtagctatatggtttaacttctttaatttcttatcaatgaagaatttttggaaaattgggaGTTAAGATTGgaatattaaggacaaatgatcaattacattctgaaaaactactaaaattaattgctatatgggattttgaaaccttcgggaactgggctaaacctctagtgccaggcctgagctaaaagaaaagccgaagtgaatttggtggtgcctgttggtattcttcgaaatgccgcgaaaattcacgtagagaaaatgagaggtttgttacggcgttatcacatttgcacattaaaattttaatgtgattcacattaattgtcgtttgtgagcgtccaaatatagtgcccgctttgtaatccggatgattgggagacaatatgacagatgtccgcttcgtaatccggatggatttctTGAATTTGggcaacgtctcgaaaatataatacaagttttttttctggaattggaataaaaattttaaagaagcttaaaaagacataattagagaattctatgctattatacttcatttatttaacaaaaacatcacaagataattcattttcattgctgaacacacatacatacatgacctcaaaattattttaaatgtaaccgtcgtgaacttgtccggattacggcgatccggattagggAGCGGACACTGTATGTTATTTGTGtatttgagtcacttaatatttgtgcttttttctatttattgataaagaagtggatttggcctgcaaaaataagtttaaatttacctaaagcataaatatttttcacattaaaaaattaaattgaaaatcgcattaatttttcgcattcatgctataaatcaatttatatcaaattttgcgggccaagtctacctttttatcaacaaatagatcaaattttgaatataaaatgattcaaacacacaaattatacattttgactctcaccagcgacaattaatgtgaatcatattaaaattttaatgtgcaagtgtgataacacagttaatgtgaaaattatttaattccttagagttaagtcattttcacaagaaaatcctttttataattttgttgaatacagttatttaagttaattgtgaataattgtcgatgttacaacaaaaacattgggatgaaattttgagctggaagactcatattcgtttgagctgtcccaaaatttaggataggtttgagaaaaatccttttgtacaacactattttcgTTAATAAGGAATTCTAAAGTacgtattacaagaagggacacgacctgctaataagcataaattagagaagaaaatattttgtggcattttagagattttttgcaaccgcagcgcctccagacgtttgtcaagtgagtcatttgtgtctctatctctctctcacagctgaattgcgcgcgatttaagaacattccatttgaagtgatatttgcatttaatttctttgtatttctgcaagattcaagtaaaagggtttATAgagaacagctatccgtcttccgacaaagatatgaagaagacaatttctttctatatgagttttcatttctgttatgtctttttggagcaaaaatatttatcatggcaccgtgaatgagcgggattagtgttaccagcatggctatctgtaattcccattaaaattatcaacacaaaatttccgatattacacgacttttaacgagcacaagTCTGcgtctagtctgaagatcgcttaAATTAAAGTCTGTAATAAGCCTAGATAGACTTCAAAACTAAGGCCTAGCTcctagctatatggcttaactttattagaatttaaagacCTTCGGGAAATGGGCTAAACCTCTTGTATGAAAACGGACTTATGCTTTAgatctagacacacttacgacttaagccgagagacgacttagtggaaaatgataaaaatgtagtttaaccaatatttttaatatgattacgctaagccgtctctcggctaaaccTCAGGTCCATCAAGACCCTTACTCTACGTAAGATTCATACCGTGCAACACAGTTTCATCAGTTTCAAACccttttgaaaatttgttttcagaaaaaaattgaataacttTTTAGAGAAGTTTCTAGTGAAATTGAAGAAGAAATCGAATTTTTGCTTAAAGTATTTTAGCCCCGCCCATTGCGTTTTCTGATTAGCTAGCATTCAgccaaaaagaaaacataacaaaggtgaaatattttacagaattcaaattaagttaaaaataataaatattaataataataacttacaaaaaatattttaaagaacatTAGATGGAGCATGAAAATGAATAACCAATCAGAGAACGCGATGGGTGGGGCTAGAATATTTTAACTTGAATAATTAAGAGCTTTGTTTTTATATGTCTTGGCAAAAGTCTGGGTTTTACAATTTAACATACTAAATACTGTTTGTTTCTACTTTCTAAATACTTCGTATACTTATAGAATTTAGCTTTCTAAATTAGCACCTCCCACAAATTTGAACAATTGGCCACGCACCCTTCGCAATATTTTAAAGACAAGTAAAATAGgtatttcaattcaatatttttacgtTGAATTGTAAAAAATACGAAGAGGGTAAATGAGGGAAATTTGATCAACAGATGTGTTGAAAAAATTATCTTAGTAAAACCACATCCCCTTAAAGATAAGTAATCTTAAAGCTAACCTACTAGTATTCccaacaattttatttacagaaaaaaaaccaaaaatatggCCTAAATTGTTTTGGCATCAGGAAATTCCAcaatcaattattatttattattttattgaaaacctGAATTATATTGCTATTCcggctattccaataaaaaattaaaaagggaacctttctcctgaacatttttttagcgcATGGCTGTTctgaagtgcttctgcattatcgacttttttctgtattggttcctgtctcgactgtttttcccaAATATCGACGAGTTTCAAAACCaacaaacagtcatgacaggaaccaatacaaaaaaaagtcgatactacagaagcacttgagaacagtcatgtactaaaaaaaatgttcaggagaaatattctcattttcattggaatagcaccattatggcAATTTTAGGACATTTTTAAACACTTCACAGTCAGATTGAGAAGGTTTAtagtgctatttcaatgaaaaatgattttttttagcattttactgttcttaagttcttctgcattatcgacttttctctgtgttgTTTCCCTTCACGACTATTTAGAGGTTTTAGAACATTGAAAGGACTAGGGAAAATAATCAGGAAGAACTAccacagagaaaagtcgataatgcagaagcaattgagaacagtaaagtattaaaaaaacatgtaaaCCGATATTTTTCTATTGAACATCtcattttagtacatgactgttctcaagtgcttctgcattattgcCTTTACTTTGTGTTGGTCCTTATTTCgactgttttttttctattttctccaTTCCTCACTGTGTTCTGAAAACAGTTTTagcaggaaccaacacaaacaacagtcggtaatgcagaagcaattgagaacaataaagtgctaaacaaaaaaatgattttcttgaGAACTTTACTGTTTTCTTATGCTTTTGCATTATCggcttttctttgtattggttgtTGTCACTTCTGTTTTCTCCACTTCTCGCTGTGTCCTgaaaccatcaaacagtcgtgacaggaaccaatacagagaaaagtcgataatgcagaagcattagaaaacagtaaatttctaaacaaaaaaaatgaaaaggggaaattttctccTGAAGATTTTCTTAAAcactttactgttttcaaatgctcctgcattatcgacttttctttgcccTGGTTGTTGTCATGActattttctcgtttttctcaCCAtcatcaaacagtcgtgacaggaaccattacaaagaaaagtcgataaggcAGAAgcttttgagaacagtaaattgctaatctttcctgaaaaaaaatttaatgtaaagttATTCAGCTGTAACTTACCTATCCCTGATGATCAACTGCAGTTCTTCAGCTTTTTTGGCTGGGAAAGTATCTCCTACGGCATCATAGTGAGTACCCACGATGATGACAGGAGAATTTGGGGCTCTAGCCTGAATGTTTCCCAGCCACTGGAGCACCTCAGCCAAGCCCCGGCGTCCATCGGTGATCCTCCAGAGCACCAAATACAGGCTCCTCTTGGACAGAAAATACTGATGAGTAGCGTAGTATTCCTTCTGTCCACCAAAGTCCCATGTCCGGAAAATCACCGGACCGTGCTGAGAATGTCCTCTGACCTTTTTCTCACACACCCAATCCCCAATATCTACCCCCACAGTGGACATATTGATCCCTCGACTGGTCTTGGAATTGATATTCTTGTGGCCCATCCTCTTGGCCCAGTGATCAACGGGCTTTTTATTGCGATTCGGCCCTTCCTGACGCAATTGCTCCAGTAGACTTGTCTTTCCAATCCCTTGAACTCCAACTACCATTAACTTCATCCGGGCATAGTGTCTGGCATCCTCGTAAACGGACTTTAAGTAGCCAATAATGTCCATTGTCTTGTATTTTTTGCTGTCAATCATGGATTTCAGGGGATCCTGCAGGGAACATCCTCTGGTATTAAGATTCCACAGTCTTGAGAGCAAACCCATGTGCGGTGGCAATTCTGTGACATCGACATTCCCGCTGATATTGAGGACACTCAAATTGCTGAGCTCATGGATTGTCGGAGGGATTTCCTTCAAGCAATTATTGCTTATGTCCAACATTGAGAGATTTGGGAAGATCAATCGGGATTTTGTGACTCCTACGAGACTCCATTCTGACTCTTCGGATTCCGACAGGGTAGCCACATCATCAGTGGATAGTTGGATACGAGTTAGGAGATTATCTGCCAGAATTAGCGTCCTCAAACCTTCCAGACGCAAATGCCTTCGATGGCTGCAGACACTCTTCAGTACGGCCGTTCGGAGCGAAGTTATGTTACTGCTGGAATTGGTTTTGATCACAGACACCTCAGTACTCTGACTCGTGAGGTTCTTCAGGGGCTGCCGGGATTGTTTGACTTCTTGGGGATTGTAGCAAGCCAGATGGGGATCAAGGGCAGCAATCCGGGGCAAACTTGGCCAACAGGTAATCTCATTGTGCCCTAAATCCAGTTGCTTCAGGCTCGCTGGGTAACTCGTGACATGTCCCATTGATCTCAGGCTATTGTACGACATGGACAGCCTTGTGAGATTGATAGCCAGGCACGGAAGTGCCAGAGGGATACTAGTGAAgagattatttgataaattcaaacTAGTTAGCTGAGAAATATTCTCATCATTCCGAATATCCGTCAGTCTGACCTCCTGATCTGTCACTTCCAGTGATCTCGACCAGATATGATGCCTCACGAGATCCACCTGAGTTATCGTCCTATTCCTACTCTGCGCTTCCGAATCCTCCATCTGATTGAAgagaaatgcctcagtaacagGACTCGGAGGTTCCGATTGCGCCATCTGTCCCTCCTGATTAGGCAACACTGGAAGATCCTTCAGCAAATTAAATGCAACATTGAGTTCCTTCAGTTTCGGAGCCCTCCACATCTCAAACGGCAACTCTTGCAATTTATTATTGGAAACATCCAGCGTAATCAGAGATTGCATCCGAAACAGAGCTGGAGGCAAAATCTCCAGACGATTGTCCTGCAAATACAACTCCTCCAACACAAAACACTCATACTCCTTCGGAAACTGCCTCGAACTCCTTCTACTCCCAGCCACGACCCTCGCTGGGGAATTTGGAATGTCTTCGGGCAGAGgcaagaattgaattttattctggGCAGCATTCAAATACCTCAAACTACAGAGTGTAAAAATTTCCGGAGGCAGGCTCGTCAGTCCATTGTGTGAGATATCAATCCTCGTGAGAGCCCCAAGGGCCAGTATCCCACATTTTGGGTGCTCCTTGAGCTTTATATTGTGCAACAGAACAGCTTCACTGAGGAAATTTATCTTGATACTCGTCAAATCACAGTTATTCCAATTTATCATGATGGATGTGTTTGGAAATAGGGAACTATACGTCAGACCACCGTCCGGAGACAATTTATTCCCCGCCAACTCAATTTCACTCGTCAGGGCTTTCTTGTTGATCTTGTATTCGGGATCCGGATGGGCGCGAATTGAGAGGAGTTTGCAGAGAATTTGTTCATTACCTTGACTACAGGCGATACTAAGGGCTGTTGTTTGCTCATCTTTAGCACCGTACTTCAACAGAAGCTCCACCATCTGGATGGATTTCTGACGAACGGCCTCGGCCAGGGGAATATTTGAGAACCCGTAGACTTCATCAGAAAGTCTGAagagcaaagaattaaaaaaaaatcctctaaattcaattcaaatgttcctggaggggaattctgtaacgctctggcaatgccatatgacaaattgggtttgagtctcaggagagctttttcgaatatgcgattctgtagccgtgacattgccatttcagctcacgtggcattgtcagaagtcacatatttgagatttctggcaattaaaatgacaatgaatgttgttaaacaaatcaaccaagacgtactgtattttcataaaatcatcaagtaaaaggatttcattaaaaagtcactgaattgcattttcgaactcatatgatatgacaaaaaaagctcgaatggcattgtcaggtttcgaactcacgcgtggcaatgccacgaaaattacagaattcactTACTGGTTCGATTCCCATTTAGTTTGCAAGAAATTTATCTCGAATCGAACACCTCGAGGCTTTGAACTAAATATGTGATTCTATGCAAGAAAAATACATACTATTTCAAGCCTAATGGTTCTGGTACACCTTTtacaattgagtgaatttcaatcgattgaaatttcaccTCTCACTCTctcaaactaaaataagatatgtttatctctttctctcaaatgaaatttgaaattgaaaatgaaattgaaattcaattttcatttgagagaaagagataaacatatcttattttagtttgaaagagtgagaagtgaaatttcaaatgattgaattttactcaaatgaaaaggtgtgccagcgtcattactctttcaaactaaaataagatatatatttgtccctttctgtcaaataaaaattggaatttcaatttcattttcatttttttttcataattttcatttgacagaaaggaaCAGCtacatctgatttcagtttgaaagtgtAAGAGGTAAAATCTGATTTAAGATAAGGTATCATCCTTTTGTAGGATGTTTCCgcacaaattattattattagaggAATAATGATTTCCTAATCTAAATTGGATTTCCTAAAATcgattggaggtgttagagaaactCCAGGGATTACAATATTATATGTGATTATAAGAGAATCCTAACCAAtcacttaactgactgtcagattGCAGtgaaaaaaacagtgataaacccagataagc encodes the following:
- the LOC129807741 gene encoding leucine-rich repeat serine/threonine-protein kinase 1 isoform X3, whose translation is MAWNFRQEQPRTGAETALDACDYFVDEVLDFWRAPDAFEEIRNLKYRELREAVVSNDEQEVRIILEALGNEREVIVNMAPGGANTLIFCAAQAGNDVILKMLLEAGADGRAHAVTRYSPLYTAVHNGHVEITKMLLAKFPELVQQLTVEKWLPLHAACINGHIDVVELLLNYTYPDHLYATYRDPTGETEWRLAFDPNTQDVTGQTALYVACLLGNKPLVDLLVNWRVKCVKMRDGEDDQVRPERSRITSSSPTKRRISYGIQSIMSRLSLGKDATEEAESEMDNWINPLQLDLLCGAARETALLAAVRGGYLDVAALLLQKKADPNVMAKPIEDPNDPKLSDEVYGFSNIPLAEAVRQKSIQMVELLLKYGAKDEQTTALSIACSQGNEQILCKLLSIRAHPDPEYKINKKALTSEIELAGNKLSPDGGLTYSSLFPNTSIMINWNNCDLTSIKINFLSEAVLLHNIKLKEHPKCGILALGALTRIDISHNGLTSLPPEIFTLCSLRYLNAAQNKIQFLPLPEDIPNSPARVVAGSRRSSRQFPKEYECFVLEELYLQDNRLEILPPALFRMQSLITLDVSNNKLQELPFEMWRAPKLKELNVAFNLLKDLPVLPNQEGQMAQSEPPSPVTEAFLFNQMEDSEAQSRNRTITQVDLVRHHIWSRSLEVTDQEVRLTDIRNDENISQLTSLNLSNNLFTSIPLALPCLAINLTRLSMSYNSLRSMGHVTSYPASLKQLDLGHNEITCWPSLPRIAALDPHLACYNPQEVKQSRQPLKNLTSQSTEVSVIKTNSSSNITSLRTAVLKSVCSHRRHLRLEGLRTLILADNLLTRIQLSTDDVATLSESEESEWSLVGVTKSRLIFPNLSMLDISNNCLKEIPPTIHELSNLSVLNISGNVDVTELPPHMGLLSRLWNLNTRGCSLQDPLKSMIDSKKYKTMDIIGYLKSVYEDARHYARMKLMVVGVQGIGKTSLLEQLRQEGPNRNKKPVDHWAKRMGHKNINSKTSRGINMSTVGVDIGDWVCEKKVRGHSQHGPVIFRTWDFGGQKEYYATHQYFLSKRSLYLVLWRITDGRRGLAEVLQWLGNIQARAPNSPVIIVGTHYDAVGDTFPAKKAEELQLIIRDRFIAVADAEKMGLPRVLDSIEVSCRTGHNIKLLSNLVYDTAFSLRSPGSKELLLHQKVPASYLALEDVVGNIACALKQVGADPVLDAERYRTMVTQEMQARSYKRFRDWSELNQATMFLHENGCLLHYDDATLRDLYFLDPQWLCDMLAHVVTVREINPFARSGIMRMDDLQLLFKNSCLGSGDNRGYIVSLLNKFEVALTWDSRTLLIPSLLPENEDNRGGQVVTVKIAARSRGWAMRARRSVPIPSASAYDLTSPESQASTPQTSHPEYDICTLPRPDKVISRLLLMSYFPSGFWSRLITRVLADDQVVDALRNIYPLRKEDFEEPEVSQLLNIASHWTVWQSGLALYYGTTLVFKMREIPPSCPFSPYRNPNNRFKLKQDGVWCDIDMNTTSILEITFPMHAIGLRRIDEAGCGTTVKEMEANIQCVSQLVSLSVDHIDILLEDWYPTLGTRFVHTSEGRFLVTRLVPCPKCLKRSDERNSHSFSGGGSNPQVKGAKYPEKGVTKRLSVERRDFGEPTGLNELPAILQGFDSVIHARKSQDSLGWSDGDSGVGPDSAGSSRAASVEGHPLLVAEASGPPNYCWMVEECILAAYDKKSVSCPVHAEVELRLITPDIIFLDLSDCYLIRPEDITKGPLLGRGAFGFVFKATCKSRVSRSLIPVAMKMLQPVPPGSRAKESAVIAYKAALGKWERDPLQHSCKAYCTARQELAVLLTLKHPNIVPLVGVCTQPLALVLDLAPKGALDTVLRQYRRSGARIGPYCFQSLVLQAARAMEYLHRRHVIYRDLKAENVLVWDFPEPHAVDHPANCVHIKVADYGISRVTLPSGAKGFGGTEGFMAPEIMRHNGEEEYTEKVDCFSFGMFLYELLSLRQPFEGHEAVKECILEGGRPVLTQRETQFPSYCLDLMVLCWDQQPKNRPSASQIVSIASAPEFTHLLDVVSLSHSGGVLAGVGYPVVANPEDVCFPDDTLSYELWLPCSNSRIDLLLGSPKGWQQYHRILCPKISTGRGSSAMKLTTVCVVDTSVWIGDIDGNIYAFNASDCTHLFSYALEPSQPSPVVALVHLSRINRVAAGLENGRLFLLDSSNIPTSFVSAEGSFVLTELGSGERLHSVCALWRMDDDVCELWCGETDGAMNVFGLKDSVVSDHTLLNHFDVNLGGRESNVVLLYASEEYVFSCVAPGCILYQWNVTRKEIENRLDCSKLIPCSESLRSIAIEEHLSPGKCQITALAVLNNDLYIGTTWGCLIIVEKDSMRPITVFRPFDDEVRCILPLYTPGHNLAPLIVTIGRGYRSLINRYTDSAPKSITTPSGNERKHLFGSPDHIPGNSGQKDRSNNMHALIWRADHWTPV